One genomic window of Bacillus mycoides includes the following:
- a CDS encoding MgtC/SapB family protein yields the protein MDYTDLLIKLGLSAILGFAIGLERELKRKPLGLKTCLVISIISCLLTIVSIKAAYNLPHTDHMNMDPLRLAAQIVSGIGFLGAGVILRRGNDSIAGLTTAAMIWGASGIGIAVGAGFYIEATFGMCFLMISVELIPLTMKFVGPRSFRQRDIAVKLVVRNMDNIPIVIEEIKEMDIKVKNMKLKTLESGAHYLHLKLSIDQKRHTADVYYALQHLESVQQTEVESMY from the coding sequence ATGGACTACACCGACTTATTAATAAAACTAGGTCTCTCGGCTATTTTAGGGTTCGCCATCGGTTTAGAGCGCGAATTAAAACGTAAACCACTCGGTTTAAAAACGTGTTTAGTTATTTCTATAATTAGTTGCCTCCTGACGATTGTTTCTATTAAAGCTGCTTACAACTTACCACATACCGATCATATGAATATGGATCCACTTCGACTTGCCGCTCAAATTGTATCAGGAATCGGTTTTTTAGGTGCCGGTGTAATTTTACGCAGAGGAAACGATAGTATTGCGGGATTAACGACCGCCGCTATGATTTGGGGTGCTTCTGGTATTGGCATTGCCGTTGGAGCTGGTTTCTATATCGAGGCTACTTTCGGAATGTGTTTCCTTATGATTAGTGTAGAACTTATACCCTTAACGATGAAATTCGTCGGTCCTAGATCATTTCGCCAACGTGATATCGCAGTGAAACTTGTTGTACGAAATATGGACAATATCCCCATTGTAATTGAAGAAATAAAAGAAATGGATATAAAGGTTAAAAATATGAAGCTTAAAACATTAGAAAGCGGCGCTCACTACTTACATCTTAAATTGTCTATCGATCAAAAAAGACATACTGCCGATGTTTACTATGCTCTCCAACATCTTGAAAGTGTTCAACAAACTGAAGTTGAAAGTATGTATTAA
- a CDS encoding potassium channel protein, translating to MKSRPNLVDTFRDSIIFRLICFIIVLTAFSGFLIHTLEPDHFTTWFDGIWWSIVTIFTVGYGDFAPHTTIGKIIGIGIILLGTGFCSYYMVLFATDMINKQYMKIKGEEAATSNGHMIIVGWNERAKHVVKQMHILQPNLDIVLIDETLSLLPKPFHHLEFIKGCPHHDQTLLKANITTAHTILITSDKEKNESLADTQSILNILTAKGLNPNIHCIAELLTSEQIQNAMRAGVSEIIEGNKLTSYVFTASLLFPSISGVLFSLYDEISDNKLQLMEISPSCTGQSFANCNYTLLKQNILLLGVKRDEQYMINPVHSFILIESDILIVIHH from the coding sequence TTGAAATCCCGCCCGAATTTAGTAGATACATTTCGTGATTCCATTATTTTTCGTTTAATTTGTTTTATTATTGTACTTACTGCTTTTTCTGGCTTTCTTATACATACACTCGAGCCAGATCACTTCACCACATGGTTCGACGGGATTTGGTGGTCAATCGTTACCATTTTCACCGTTGGATACGGCGATTTCGCCCCCCATACAACGATAGGAAAAATTATCGGGATAGGCATCATTTTATTAGGAACGGGATTTTGTTCTTATTATATGGTTCTATTCGCTACCGATATGATTAATAAACAATATATGAAAATTAAAGGAGAAGAAGCTGCTACCTCTAATGGTCATATGATTATCGTTGGCTGGAATGAGCGCGCAAAACATGTTGTAAAACAAATGCACATATTACAACCGAACCTTGATATCGTTTTAATTGATGAAACACTTTCTTTACTTCCAAAGCCATTTCATCATTTAGAATTTATAAAAGGTTGTCCGCATCACGATCAAACTTTATTAAAAGCTAACATTACAACAGCTCACACTATATTAATAACATCAGATAAAGAGAAGAACGAAAGCTTAGCAGATACACAGTCCATTTTAAATATTTTAACTGCAAAAGGACTTAATCCAAACATTCACTGCATCGCTGAACTTCTTACTTCTGAACAAATCCAAAATGCAATGAGAGCTGGCGTATCAGAAATTATAGAAGGAAATAAATTAACGAGCTATGTATTTACCGCTTCTCTTTTATTCCCTTCCATTTCAGGCGTACTATTCTCCCTTTACGATGAAATCTCTGATAACAAATTACAACTGATGGAGATCTCCCCGTCCTGCACCGGACAATCCTTTGCGAATTGTAACTATACTCTTTTAAAACAAAATATTCTCTTACTAGGTGTAAAGCGCGACGAACAATATATGATCAATCCAGTTCATTCTTTCATTCTCATCGAAAGCGACATACTCATCGTTATTCACCATTAA
- a CDS encoding YugN-like family protein, which translates to MIPIQSNLEGRTYALYKLEEIMKPLGYSIGGNWDYDKGCFDYKIDEEDGYQFLRVPFTAVDGELDVPQVIVRLETPYILSHVYQDELDDNVNSLTAGTSGVDQFAEPKDPDGDVKRKYINIGKVLVQELESHFFNGE; encoded by the coding sequence TTGATTCCGATTCAATCAAATTTAGAAGGACGTACATATGCGTTATATAAGTTAGAAGAGATTATGAAACCACTTGGATATAGTATTGGTGGTAATTGGGATTATGATAAAGGATGTTTTGATTATAAAATCGACGAAGAAGATGGTTATCAATTTTTACGAGTACCATTTACAGCTGTGGATGGAGAACTAGATGTGCCTCAGGTAATAGTCCGTCTTGAAACGCCGTATATTCTTTCGCACGTATATCAAGACGAACTAGATGATAATGTTAATTCTTTAACAGCTGGAACGAGTGGAGTTGATCAATTTGCTGAGCCGAAAGATCCCGATGGAGACGTGAAAAGAAAATATATCAATATTGGTAAAGTACTAGTACAAGAACTAGAAAGTCATTTTTTTAATGGTGAATAA
- a CDS encoding glucose-6-phosphate isomerase produces MSTHVTFDYSKALSFIGENELTYLRDAVKVTHHAIHEKTGAGNDFLGWVELPLQYDKEEFARIQKCAEKIKNDSDILLVVGIGGSYLGARAAIEMLNHSFYNTLSKEQRKTPQVLFVGQNISSTYMKDLMDVLEGKDFSINVISKSGTTTEPAIAFRIFRKLLEEKYGKEEARKRIYATTDKARGALKTLADNEGYETFVIPDDVGGRFSVLTPVGLLPIAVSGLNIEEMMNGAAAGHNDFAKSELEENPAYQYAVVRNALYNKGKTIEMLVNYEPALHYFSEWWKQLFGESEGKDQKGIFPSSANFSTDLHSLGQYIQEGRRDLFETVLKVGTSTHELKIELDDNDLDGLNYLAGETIDFVNTKAYEGTLLAHSDGGVPNLIVNIPELNEYTFGYLVYFFEKACAMSGYLLGVNPFDQPGVEAYKKNMFALLGKPGFEELKAELEERLK; encoded by the coding sequence ATGAGTACACATGTAACGTTCGACTATTCTAAAGCGTTATCCTTCATCGGTGAAAATGAACTAACTTATTTACGTGATGCAGTAAAAGTAACACATCATGCAATCCACGAAAAAACTGGAGCTGGGAACGATTTCCTTGGGTGGGTAGAGCTTCCGCTTCAATATGATAAAGAAGAATTTGCTCGCATTCAAAAATGCGCAGAAAAAATTAAAAATGACTCTGACATTTTACTTGTTGTAGGTATTGGTGGTTCTTACCTAGGAGCACGCGCAGCAATCGAAATGTTAAACCATTCTTTCTATAACACGCTTTCTAAAGAACAACGTAAAACTCCACAAGTGCTATTTGTTGGACAAAACATTAGCTCCACTTACATGAAAGATTTAATGGACGTACTAGAAGGTAAAGACTTTTCTATTAACGTTATTTCCAAATCAGGTACAACAACAGAGCCTGCAATCGCATTCCGTATTTTCCGTAAATTATTAGAAGAAAAGTATGGAAAAGAAGAAGCTCGCAAACGTATTTATGCAACTACAGATAAAGCGCGTGGTGCATTAAAAACATTAGCTGACAATGAAGGTTACGAAACATTTGTAATTCCAGATGATGTTGGCGGTCGTTTCTCTGTATTAACACCAGTAGGATTATTACCAATCGCAGTAAGTGGCCTAAACATTGAAGAGATGATGAACGGTGCAGCTGCTGGTCATAATGACTTCGCGAAATCAGAACTTGAAGAAAACCCAGCTTACCAATACGCAGTAGTTCGTAATGCCCTATACAATAAAGGGAAAACAATTGAAATGCTTGTTAACTATGAGCCAGCACTTCACTACTTCTCTGAGTGGTGGAAACAGTTATTTGGTGAAAGTGAAGGAAAAGATCAAAAAGGTATTTTCCCATCTTCAGCAAACTTCTCAACTGACTTACACTCATTAGGTCAATACATTCAAGAAGGTCGTCGTGACCTATTCGAAACAGTTCTTAAAGTAGGTACATCTACACACGAACTAAAAATCGAATTAGACGACAACGATTTAGATGGATTAAACTACCTTGCTGGTGAAACGATAGACTTCGTAAACACAAAAGCATACGAAGGTACATTACTTGCACATAGCGATGGCGGAGTACCGAACTTAATCGTAAACATTCCAGAACTAAACGAGTACACATTCGGTTACCTTGTATACTTCTTCGAAAAAGCATGTGCGATGAGCGGCTATCTATTAGGCGTAAATCCATTTGACCAACCAGGAGTAGAAGCGTACAAGAAAAATATGTTTGCTCTACTTGGAAAACCAGGATTTGAAGAGTTAAAAGCAGAATTAGAAGAGCGTTTAAAATAA
- a CDS encoding DUF378 domain-containing protein, protein MSTLQRIALVFTVIGAVNWGLIGFFQFDLVAAIFGGQNSALARIIYGIVGISGLINLGLLFKPSENLGTHPETHEIQ, encoded by the coding sequence ATGAGTACCTTGCAACGTATCGCATTAGTCTTCACTGTAATCGGCGCTGTTAACTGGGGACTAATCGGGTTCTTCCAGTTTGACTTAGTAGCGGCTATTTTCGGTGGACAGAACTCAGCTCTTGCACGTATTATTTACGGCATCGTTGGTATTTCTGGGCTTATCAATCTCGGCTTACTATTTAAACCATCCGAGAATCTTGGTACTCACCCAGAAACACATGAAATTCAATAG
- the yugI gene encoding S1 domain-containing post-transcriptional regulator GSP13, whose protein sequence is MSEQYTTGVVVTGKVTGIQDYGAFVALDAETQGLVHISEITNGYVKDIHDFLKVGDTVEVKVLSIDEEHRKMSLSLKAAKRKQGRILIPNPSENGFNTLREKLAEWIEESEVIK, encoded by the coding sequence ATGTCAGAACAATATACAACGGGAGTGGTTGTAACAGGGAAAGTAACTGGAATTCAAGATTACGGTGCATTTGTAGCTTTGGATGCAGAAACACAAGGACTTGTGCATATATCTGAAATCACAAATGGGTATGTAAAAGACATTCATGACTTTTTAAAGGTCGGAGATACAGTAGAAGTAAAAGTACTTTCAATTGATGAAGAACACAGAAAAATGAGTTTATCGTTAAAAGCGGCGAAAAGAAAGCAAGGACGAATTCTTATACCGAATCCATCTGAGAACGGATTTAATACGCTGCGAGAAAAGCTAGCAGAATGGATTGAAGAGTCGGAGGTAATAAAGTAA
- a CDS encoding aminotransferase: MKQFDLSRLAESLQPSGIRKFFDLAASMKGVISLGVGEPDFVTPWNVRQACIRSLEQGYTSYTANAGLLELRQEIAKYLKKQFAVSYDPNDEIIVTVGASQALDVAMRAIVNPDDEILIIEPSFVSYAPLVTLAGGVPVPVVTSLEDEFKVQPDQIEAAITTKTKAILLCSPNNPTGAMLNKSELEKLAVIVEKYNLIVLSDEIYAELVYDEAYTSFASIKNMRDHTILISGFSKGFAMTGWRLGMIAAPVQFSELMLKIHQYSMMCAPTMSQFAALEALRGGNDEVIRMRDSYKKRRNFMTTSFNEMGLTCHVPGGAFYVFPSIASTGLSSAEFAEQLLLEEKVAVVPGNVFGGSGEGFIRCSYATSLEQLMEAMKRMERFIENKKRTKHNTFCP, encoded by the coding sequence GTGAAGCAATTTGACCTATCTAGATTAGCAGAATCTTTACAACCGTCCGGTATACGAAAGTTTTTTGATTTAGCGGCAAGTATGAAAGGTGTTATTTCACTTGGAGTGGGAGAGCCGGACTTTGTTACACCTTGGAATGTAAGGCAAGCATGTATTCGTTCTTTAGAACAAGGATATACGTCATATACAGCAAATGCAGGATTATTGGAGCTCCGTCAAGAAATAGCAAAGTATCTAAAAAAACAATTTGCAGTATCTTATGATCCGAATGATGAAATCATTGTTACAGTTGGAGCGAGTCAAGCGCTAGATGTAGCGATGCGTGCTATTGTAAACCCTGATGATGAAATACTTATTATTGAACCAAGTTTCGTTTCGTATGCACCACTTGTTACGTTAGCGGGCGGGGTCCCAGTTCCAGTAGTGACTTCATTAGAAGATGAATTTAAAGTACAGCCAGATCAAATTGAAGCAGCTATTACAACGAAAACAAAGGCAATATTACTTTGTTCTCCCAATAACCCAACAGGCGCAATGTTAAATAAATCCGAATTAGAAAAGCTAGCAGTTATTGTTGAGAAGTATAATTTGATCGTGTTATCTGATGAAATTTATGCAGAGCTCGTATACGACGAAGCATATACGAGTTTCGCGAGTATTAAAAATATGCGTGACCATACAATTTTAATTTCAGGGTTTTCAAAAGGATTTGCGATGACGGGATGGCGTCTTGGGATGATTGCAGCCCCTGTGCAATTTTCAGAATTAATGCTCAAAATCCACCAGTATTCAATGATGTGTGCACCGACGATGTCTCAATTTGCAGCACTTGAAGCATTACGCGGGGGAAATGATGAAGTAATTCGAATGAGAGATAGCTATAAAAAACGTCGTAACTTTATGACGACATCTTTCAATGAAATGGGCTTAACATGTCATGTGCCAGGCGGGGCATTTTATGTCTTTCCTTCTATAGCTTCAACCGGACTATCTTCAGCAGAATTTGCAGAACAATTATTATTAGAAGAAAAAGTGGCTGTTGTTCCTGGAAATGTGTTTGGCGGGAGTGGTGAAGGATTTATTCGTTGTTCATATGCAACATCGCTTGAGCAACTTATGGAAGCAATGAAGAGAATGGAACGGTTCATAGAGAATAAAAAAAGGACAAAACACAATACGTTTTGTCCATAA
- a CDS encoding Lrp/AsnC family transcriptional regulator: MVTEKELELLACLEKNSRLSVDTLAKLLNIEVEEAKKMVAKLESEKIIVDYVTHIDWTKVKEHTGLTAMIDVKVTPKRGVGFDAVAEQIYRYSEVKSVYLMSGTYDLSITLEGKTMGEVAMFVSEKLATIESVVSTTTHFILKKYKHEGIIYEKTDDDKRIVVTP; encoded by the coding sequence ATGGTGACAGAGAAAGAATTGGAATTATTAGCTTGTCTTGAAAAGAATAGTCGTTTATCTGTAGATACATTAGCGAAGTTGTTAAATATAGAAGTAGAAGAAGCGAAAAAAATGGTTGCGAAATTAGAAAGTGAAAAGATTATCGTGGACTATGTAACACATATCGATTGGACAAAAGTGAAAGAACATACTGGTTTAACGGCGATGATTGATGTGAAAGTTACACCGAAGCGTGGTGTGGGTTTTGATGCAGTAGCTGAACAAATTTATCGCTATTCAGAAGTGAAATCCGTTTATTTAATGTCTGGGACATATGACCTTTCTATTACATTAGAAGGGAAGACGATGGGAGAAGTAGCAATGTTTGTTTCTGAGAAATTAGCAACAATTGAATCTGTCGTTTCAACGACAACTCATTTTATTTTGAAGAAGTATAAACATGAGGGGATTATTTATGAAAAGACAGATGATGATAAGAGAATTGTGGTGACACCGTGA
- a CDS encoding 2-hydroxyacid dehydrogenase, with the protein MRVKRKGDGTVKPKVYIAEPVPTFVENYLSEHCDFEKWDQNEKVPRDVLLEKIKDKDGLLNFGSAINEELLQAAPNLKVVSNISVGHDNFDLKAMKKQNVIGTNTPYVLDDTVADLVFALMLSAGRRVCELNSYVKNGEWNAEIGKEHFGLDVHHSTIGIIGMGRIGEAVAKRAKFGFDMNVLYYNRRRKEEAEQKFDATYCDLQTLIKQSDFIILLTPLTDETYHLIGEKEFSLMKETAIFINASRGKTVDETALIHALTEKKIFAAGIDTFTQEPIQKENPLLSLQNVVTLPHIGSATLKTRQQMAMTAAENLVAGLQGKTPPNIVRG; encoded by the coding sequence ATCCGGGTAAAGAGGAAAGGGGATGGAACCGTGAAACCAAAAGTATATATTGCCGAACCAGTTCCAACATTTGTAGAAAACTATTTATCAGAACACTGTGATTTTGAAAAATGGGATCAAAACGAGAAAGTACCTCGTGATGTTCTATTGGAAAAAATAAAAGATAAAGATGGGTTATTAAATTTCGGATCTGCTATAAATGAAGAATTATTGCAGGCTGCTCCTAATTTAAAAGTAGTAAGTAACATTTCTGTTGGCCATGATAACTTTGATTTAAAAGCGATGAAAAAACAAAATGTTATCGGAACGAATACTCCATATGTGTTAGATGATACAGTAGCCGATCTCGTTTTCGCTCTTATGTTATCTGCTGGTCGCCGTGTTTGCGAACTCAATTCCTATGTAAAAAATGGTGAATGGAACGCTGAAATCGGAAAAGAACACTTCGGACTAGATGTACATCATAGTACGATCGGTATTATCGGAATGGGACGAATTGGAGAAGCTGTCGCAAAACGAGCGAAATTCGGATTTGATATGAATGTCCTTTACTATAACCGTCGCCGTAAAGAAGAAGCTGAGCAAAAATTTGATGCTACATATTGTGATTTACAAACTCTAATCAAACAATCTGATTTTATTATTCTTCTTACTCCATTAACAGATGAAACGTATCATCTTATCGGTGAAAAGGAATTTTCACTAATGAAAGAAACAGCAATTTTCATTAATGCTTCTCGCGGGAAAACAGTAGATGAAACTGCATTAATTCATGCGTTAACAGAAAAGAAAATATTTGCAGCCGGCATCGACACATTTACACAAGAGCCGATTCAAAAAGAGAATCCGCTCTTATCATTACAAAACGTTGTAACTTTACCCCACATCGGATCTGCAACATTAAAAACTCGGCAGCAAATGGCAATGACAGCTGCTGAAAATTTAGTGGCAGGATTACAAGGAAAAACACCACCTAATATTGTGCGTGGGTAA
- a CDS encoding alpha/beta fold hydrolase, which produces MNHECKCPYFTFSTRGTTIHYELYEHNTKKERPTFVLVHGFLSSSFSYRRLIPLLTKEGTVIALDLPPFGKSDKSHLFKYSYHNLAAIIIDLIEHLSLSNIVLVGHSMGGQISLFVNRLRPELISKTILLCSSSYLARANFPLLYSSYLPFFHLYVKNWIIRRGIVHNLMNVVHDHSLIDNEMMEGYAAPFYDDRIFPALTRMIRDREGDLSSTELQKIETPVLLIWGEKDRVVPVHVGHRLHKDLPNSTFISYENTGHLLPEEKPDHVYEEIIAFAAQ; this is translated from the coding sequence ATGAACCATGAATGCAAATGCCCTTACTTCACTTTTTCCACTCGCGGGACTACTATTCATTACGAATTGTATGAACATAATACTAAAAAAGAACGACCTACTTTCGTACTCGTTCACGGCTTCCTCTCTTCCTCATTTAGCTATCGACGACTCATTCCTTTACTAACAAAGGAAGGTACAGTAATTGCCCTTGATTTACCACCATTCGGAAAAAGTGATAAATCTCATCTCTTTAAATATTCTTATCACAATTTAGCAGCTATTATTATCGATTTAATCGAACATTTATCTCTCTCAAATATTGTATTAGTTGGTCATTCTATGGGCGGACAAATTTCACTCTTTGTAAACCGACTACGCCCTGAATTAATTTCAAAGACGATTTTACTATGTAGCTCTAGTTATTTAGCACGCGCAAACTTCCCTTTACTGTACTCCTCTTATTTACCGTTCTTCCACTTATACGTGAAGAACTGGATTATTCGAAGGGGCATCGTTCATAATTTAATGAATGTCGTTCATGACCATTCATTAATTGACAATGAAATGATGGAAGGCTATGCTGCTCCTTTTTATGATGATCGTATATTCCCTGCTTTAACTCGAATGATAAGAGACCGTGAAGGTGACTTATCTTCAACTGAATTACAAAAAATCGAAACCCCAGTATTACTCATTTGGGGTGAAAAAGATCGCGTCGTCCCTGTACATGTAGGACACCGTCTCCATAAAGACCTACCTAATTCCACTTTCATTTCTTATGAAAATACAGGACACTTACTACCTGAAGAAAAGCCCGATCATGTTTATGAAGAAATTATTGCGTTTGCGGCGCAATAA
- a CDS encoding YugE family protein, with product MGAYDKMIEVVKNWDPFQMGPEFYETEASDVVNVVSVFDDPKYIAKKIQHIYFMSFEEVPALEKCEKLAVELLVLKEGGSCSL from the coding sequence ATGGGTGCATATGACAAAATGATTGAGGTTGTGAAAAATTGGGATCCGTTTCAAATGGGACCGGAGTTTTATGAAACAGAAGCGAGCGATGTTGTAAACGTCGTAAGTGTGTTTGATGATCCGAAATACATCGCAAAGAAAATTCAACATATATACTTTATGTCTTTTGAAGAAGTACCTGCACTTGAAAAATGCGAAAAATTAGCAGTAGAGTTACTCGTACTAAAAGAAGGCGGAAGTTGTTCATTATAG
- a CDS encoding MalY/PatB family protein produces MQLFHKTVNRRGTHSTKWDTYKNEELIHAWIADMDFEVPKPIQTALQKRTEHPIFGYTLPPENIGDIICNWTKSQYNWEIQKEWIVFSAGIVPALSTSIQAITKEEEAVLVQPPIYPPFFEMVKTNNRQLCESPLFKQNGIYKIDFEHLETQFKQGVKLMLLCSPHNPIGRIWTKEELIKLGTLCTQYNVTVVADEIHADIIYKGHTHTPFASLSEELAARTITCMAPSKTFNIAGLQASIIIIPNENLRNAFMSIQYRQGFHGLNTFAYTAMQSAYTECNDWLNEIRLYVEDNAQFACEYIQNHIPALSVIKPEGSFLLWIDCSHLDLSQDERTALLEEEGKIIVEPGEKYGTGGEAHIRINIGCPRSVLEEILNRLHHTFS; encoded by the coding sequence ATGCAACTATTTCATAAAACGGTAAATCGTCGCGGAACACATAGTACAAAATGGGATACATATAAAAATGAAGAGCTCATCCACGCTTGGATTGCAGATATGGATTTTGAAGTACCAAAACCAATTCAAACTGCATTACAAAAACGCACAGAACATCCTATTTTCGGCTATACACTTCCTCCTGAAAATATCGGGGATATCATTTGTAATTGGACGAAAAGCCAATACAATTGGGAAATACAAAAAGAATGGATTGTATTTAGCGCAGGTATCGTTCCAGCTCTTAGTACGAGCATACAAGCTATAACGAAAGAAGAAGAAGCCGTACTTGTACAACCTCCTATTTATCCACCATTTTTTGAAATGGTCAAAACAAATAATAGACAATTATGTGAGAGTCCCTTATTTAAACAAAATGGCATATATAAGATAGACTTCGAGCATCTAGAAACTCAATTTAAACAAGGTGTAAAACTAATGCTTCTTTGCAGCCCTCACAATCCTATCGGACGCATTTGGACGAAAGAAGAGCTAATAAAACTCGGTACGTTATGTACGCAATATAATGTAACCGTTGTCGCGGATGAAATTCACGCCGATATTATTTATAAAGGCCATACTCATACACCGTTTGCTTCTTTATCTGAAGAATTAGCAGCACGCACTATTACTTGTATGGCTCCGAGCAAAACATTTAATATCGCTGGATTACAAGCATCGATCATTATTATTCCGAATGAAAATCTCCGTAATGCCTTTATGTCTATCCAATATAGACAAGGTTTCCACGGATTAAATACATTTGCTTATACAGCAATGCAAAGTGCCTATACAGAATGTAATGATTGGCTAAATGAAATTCGATTGTACGTTGAAGATAACGCTCAATTTGCTTGTGAGTATATTCAAAATCACATACCAGCTCTTTCTGTAATTAAACCAGAAGGTAGTTTTTTACTGTGGATTGATTGTTCCCACTTGGATCTTTCTCAAGATGAACGAACAGCATTGCTTGAAGAGGAAGGTAAAATCATCGTTGAGCCTGGTGAGAAATACGGAACAGGTGGAGAAGCCCATATCCGAATTAACATTGGCTGTCCTAGATCTGTTTTAGAAGAAATTTTAAACAGACTACACCATACATTCTCATAA
- the sodC gene encoding superoxide dismutase [Cu-Zn]: protein MKRRLFFSCCLLFLMAGCDQGKPKEIDVKLHNASGDEVGTAKVAQQTSGVKITIKAEGFTPGPHGLHVHEIGECKAPSFESSGNHFNPDNKKHGLLNPKGAENGDLPNVVADGSGKIKAEIDAPHITLEEGKTTIHRKDGASIIITENADDGMTQPAGKSGGRIACGVIVKKASDMKKK from the coding sequence ATGAAAAGACGGCTTTTTTTCAGTTGTTGTTTATTGTTTCTAATGGCGGGTTGTGACCAAGGGAAGCCGAAAGAAATTGATGTGAAATTACATAATGCTTCAGGTGATGAAGTTGGGACTGCAAAAGTAGCGCAGCAAACAAGTGGAGTGAAAATTACGATTAAAGCGGAAGGTTTTACACCAGGACCACACGGGCTGCATGTACATGAAATCGGAGAATGTAAAGCGCCTAGTTTCGAATCATCTGGGAATCATTTTAATCCAGATAATAAAAAACATGGGCTCTTGAATCCGAAAGGTGCGGAAAATGGTGATTTACCGAATGTAGTGGCGGATGGTTCTGGAAAGATTAAAGCAGAAATCGATGCTCCGCATATAACGCTTGAAGAAGGAAAAACGACGATTCATAGAAAAGATGGAGCGTCTATTATTATTACAGAAAACGCTGATGATGGTATGACACAACCAGCAGGTAAATCTGGTGGCCGAATCGCTTGCGGTGTTATTGTTAAAAAAGCGTCGGATATGAAGAAAAAATAG
- a CDS encoding kinase-associated lipoprotein B yields the protein MRETFEIGEIVTGIYKTGKYIGEITNSRPGSYVVKVLAVLKHPVQGDLHNVKQAEVPFFHERRALAFREQTNIPEQMVKKYEGEIPDYTESLKLALETQMNSFSEDDSPFAGRSLETLQQLKQDYKL from the coding sequence ATGAGAGAAACATTTGAAATTGGTGAAATCGTTACTGGTATTTATAAAACTGGAAAATACATCGGCGAAATTACAAATAGCCGTCCTGGCAGTTACGTCGTAAAAGTATTAGCTGTTTTAAAACATCCAGTGCAAGGGGATTTACATAATGTAAAACAAGCTGAAGTACCATTCTTCCACGAAAGACGTGCTTTAGCTTTTCGTGAACAGACGAACATTCCAGAGCAAATGGTGAAGAAATATGAAGGAGAAATTCCGGATTATACAGAGTCACTAAAATTAGCATTAGAAACTCAAATGAATTCATTTTCTGAAGATGATTCACCTTTTGCGGGGCGTAGTCTAGAAACACTTCAGCAATTGAAGCAAGATTACAAACTTTAA